From the genome of Astyanax mexicanus isolate ESR-SI-001 chromosome 3, AstMex3_surface, whole genome shotgun sequence:
TATAATTAAATAGATCGATTAAATCTATAATGTaataattgtgttttatttatgtagtgACTCCCCCTAAAGGCTATTTTGTTTAATGCAGACCCAaagcacctcacacacacacacacacacacatacacctgcatgtgcacacacacacacacacacacacacacacacacacaaaataaaagaaatgtattgaatgtattttaataattgttaataattgttgttatattattgtttttgttttatattttgaataattatCACTTCTTCATGTTCAGTGCGGTATTAACTgcgatgtgtctgtgtgtgtgtgtgtgtgtgtgtgtgtgtgtgtgtgtgtgtgtatagattatCTGCAGGCAGTGCAGGCGAGCTCCGTGCTGGCGTGTGTGTTCTCCGGGATCGGCCTGTTTGTGTTTGTTGCTCAGCTCTTCACACTTCCCAAAGGAAAACGCTTCACCTTCTCCGGAATCTTCCAGCTGCTGGCCTGTATGACATCccgcacaaacacaaacacacacacacacacacacacacacagtacactgtACACTATTCACCTTATTTTGCCACGACCACTTTAATAGTTAATTTCTTTCAAATTTGTGTTAAAATATCCTCTCAGTTCATATTAACTGGTTTCTGGTTGTATCGTACTAAATTAAATGCAGTCTAAAATTGTTACTGCTTTGGAAACTGATTATAAAGTAGCTATTAAACCTTAttaatagctctctctctctctctctctctatatatatatatatatatatatatatatatatatatatatgatcacaagccgtcaaatcaagctaaactgcttgaatttttgcaccaggagtaaagcagcataaagttatccaaaagcagtgtgtaagactggtggaggagaacatgccaagatgcataaaaactgtgattaaaaaccaggtttattccaccaaatattgatttctgaactcttaaaactttatgaataagaacttgttttctttgcattatttgaggtctgaaagctctgcatcttttttgttatttcagccatttctcattttatgcaaataaatgctctaaatgacaatatttctatttggaatttgggagaaatgttgtctgtagtttatagaataaaagaactatgtttattttactcaaacataaacctataaatagctaaatcagagaaactgattcagaaactgaagtgagctgtatatatatatatataattatataataaaaaatattatgattattagaattttttatatctataaatttaacctctctctctgtctctctctctcaggtctgtGTATTATGATTGCTGCATCAATCTACACTGATATCTTCCACAAGAATGAGAACAGCGGAAACTACGGCCCGTCCTTCATCCTGGCCTGGATCGCCTTCGCCCTCTCCTTCATCTCCTGCGTCATCTACTTCGTCCTGCGCAAGAAAAACACCtgaactacacacacatacacaaacacacaaatacacacacatgcacgcacacacacacgtacatacaaacacataggcacacacacacctttatcaGTACACTGTTAACAGGGCTTGAACCCCTATGTCCTGCAGTTTCTCCTCTTTGTGTCCTCTGTAATATTCTGTGATGTTCTGAAACTAATTCATATGTAAATGATTTACTTCTGAATCCCCTTCTCTGAGCTCCGCCCACTAAAGCTTTACAGAACAACTTAAAACCATCCAGACCTGTACGTgcatgtgtgtgcgtttgtgtgtgtgtgtgtgtgtgtgtatatgtgagtgttgGACAGTCTGTCCAGGTTTGAACTGGTTATACTGGTTGGTGTTGGTTGGAGTCGTGCTGGAGGACCTGTGGAGATTTACATCAGAAATGTGTTTATAAAAGActgcagagataaagagagagaa
Proteins encoded in this window:
- the LOC103036937 gene encoding epithelial membrane protein 2, with amino-acid sequence MLVLLAGIFLLHITTFILLLAATIENAWWVGNGFSTDIWARWVLNGQQWNYTDLPAHYPADYLQAVQASSVLACVFSGIGLFVFVAQLFTLPKGKRFTFSGIFQLLACLCIMIAASIYTDIFHKNENSGNYGPSFILAWIAFALSFISCVIYFVLRKKNT